In Glycine max cultivar Williams 82 chromosome 7, Glycine_max_v4.0, whole genome shotgun sequence, a single window of DNA contains:
- the LOC100783561 gene encoding transcription factor bHLH25, giving the protein MDEPWLKWVSILDTNDYHLSTECDMNSVEEPLEGENSVDPGELSWENHSPNSYLTKERTTLLSNSSSLEEINTSFDMTSLKQHASPQKPKSCILSFEDSTSVPITSKKTCQLYHGEHSKETQEELPNRKPLKRDTSFDHIMAERKRRENISRLFIALSALIPGLKKMDKASVLYNAIEHVKYLQQRVKDLEKDNKKRKTESVGCFKINKTNVADNVWACDDKPIKICPKVEARVSGKDVVIRVTCEKQKNILPKLLAKLEAHNLSIVCSNVLPFGNSALSITSIAKMDHEFSLTVDTYDLVKTLTGELLECSKMQR; this is encoded by the exons ATGGATGAGCCATGGCTGAAATGGGTTTCTATTTTG GACACTAATGACTATCATTTATCCACTGAATGTGACATGAACTCTGTTGAAGAACCATTGGAGGGAGAGAATTCAGTGGATCCTGGAGAACTCTCATGGGAAAATCACTCCCCTAATTCATATCTCACAAAAGAAAGAACCACCCTTTTGAGCAATTCTTCATCTTTGGAAGAGATCAACACTAGCTTTGATATGACAAGTCTCAAACAACATGCTTCTCCACAGAAACCAAAGTCTTGCATTCTGTCTTTTGAGGATTCCACTTCAGTGCCAATTACTTCCAAGAAAACTTGCCAATTATATCATGGTGAACATTCAAAGGAGACACAAGAAGAGCTACCCAATAGAAAACCCCTCAAGAGGGATACAAGCTTTGATCACATAATGGCTGAgagaaaaaggagagagaataTCAGCAGACTGTTCATAGCTCTTTCAGCCCTTATTCCGGGCTTGAAAAAG ATGGACAAGGCTTCTGTTCTTTACAACGCTATAGAGCATGTGAAATATCTTCAGCAGCGTGTAAAGGATTTGGAAAAAGATAACAAGAAGAGAAAGACAGAATCCGTAGGatgtttcaaaataaataaaaccaatgtTGCTGACAACGTTTGGGCATGTGATGATAAACCTATCAAGATATGTCCCAAAGTTGAAGCAAGAGTCTCAGGAAAAGATGTTGTCATCAGAGTAACGTGtgagaagcaaaagaacattttACCTAAGCTACTGGCCAAGCTTGAAGCTCATAATCTCTCCATAGTGTGTAGCAATGTTTTGCCATTTGGGAATTCCGCTCTCAGCATTACCAGCATTGCTAAG ATGGACCATGAATTCAGCTTGACAGTGGACACGTACGACCTAGTGAAAACCTTGACAGGGGAATTGTTGGAGTGCAGTAAAATGCAACGATAA